A single region of the Silene latifolia isolate original U9 population chromosome 8, ASM4854445v1, whole genome shotgun sequence genome encodes:
- the LOC141594802 gene encoding uncharacterized protein LOC141594802: MGGVGESEGEVRGTLAARRSKEGDREDEGWKAARHGYVKINVDAGVKDGEGMTTGAVCRDSNGDVMWGVSIGREQQWEVLVAEACAVLDGLEEVVRRGIQNVEVESDCLQVIEALKERKTGRSGFALLIEDILECSFKLQSVIWLHVSRNNNCVAHALAYCFPRVSGKVVWDDGLPSSANSAVRFDKLLIE; encoded by the coding sequence ATGGGGGGGGTGGGGGAAAGTGAGGGGGAAGTGCGGGGTACACTTGCAGCGCGTAGGTCGAAGGAAGGGGATAGGGAGGATGAAGGGTGGAAGGCAGCGAGGCATGGCTATGTTAAAATTAATGTCGATGCAGGGGTGAAGGATGGAGAGGGGATGACTACGGGAGCTGTGTGTCGGGATTCGAATGGTGATGTGATGTGGGGCGTGTCAATTGGTCGGGAGCAACAATGGGAGGTTCTTGTGGCGGAGGCTTGTGCGGTGCTTGATGGGTTGGAGGAAGTGGTGAGGCGGGGGATCCAAAATGTTGAAGTAGAGAGTGATTGCTTACAAGTTATTGAAGCTCTTAAAGAAAGGAAGACGGGACGAAGTGGGTTCGCATTGCTGATCGAAGATATTCTCGAATGTAGTTTCAAGCTTCAGTCGGTCATATGGTTACATGTTTCTCGTAATAATAATTGTGTAGCTCATGCTTTAGCTTATTGTTTCCCTCGTGTTTCGGGTAAAGTTGTATGGGATGATGGCTTACCATCGTCTGCAAACTCTGCTGTTCGTTTTGATAAGTTATTAATCGAGTAA